From Girardinichthys multiradiatus isolate DD_20200921_A chromosome 13, DD_fGirMul_XY1, whole genome shotgun sequence:
CCAAATATAGTGGGAAATCTAAATAAACTGAACCGCGTTAAACATCCAGAATGAGCTGAAAATCAGCTTGTTTATGGGGAACATGTGTGGGAACCCTGAGACTGAAACAATTGAGTAATTTTCCAGAAGACATGTCCAACTTTGTAGTTTTGTGTATCATAAATACTGACGGCATTTGGATCTGTGCTCACGCTGTTATATACCGCCTTCATTATTTACCTCAGAGTCAGATCCCACAGCGATGATCTGTGGGcgaagcacagagagcagaggctAGTTTCACTCTAATCTACCGTATCTACACAAACTTTGATTAAACTGATCTGGATTTACTTGTCCGAGAGTTTGACTTGCAGTTTCGGTCCAGTTGAACCTTCAGTTACTTTAACAAGGTATTTGTCTGTTTCTTTAAATAGTGTGAACACTCAGTGGTCTGCTGTGGCACATTGTTTCTTGAATGTTTGCGTGTTTTTCCTCTGCTGTAAAGACTTTTGGGGACTGTGCCTTTAAATGAGACTCTGCTTGCCAGGTCAGAGGGCAGCAATCAGACACattattagtttttgttttgtatgagGAAAATAATGAGCAACGTTCTTAACCACACTGTGATGTCAGCTCAttgctgtgcaaaagtcttgagcCATGCCACTTTTATTCATATAGTGCTTTCAAGGGAAAAGAGCGTAGAGGAATCCTTTAAAGCAGTCTCGGTCAGTGGTTGTCTAAGCTCTCAGAGGGTCTTACTTTGGCCACTGGATGCATTTGCACTCATTCTGAGGTTCCTgccaaaagaacaaagaagttTGGTTCAGCTGTTTTGTGCAGGATTCAGTGTCGAACCAACTGATGCATTTTTTCACTGCTGCTTGAACATGTTTCTGTGGGCTGTGTCCTGTCTCATACCTGAGTGACCATTCCCTCTGGATCTATTCCAGTGTACATGCGTAACCCTCAGATGCCTCCGTATGGGTCCCCTGGACAGCCTGGCTCTGCCTTATCCCCACGCCAGTCTTCAGGAGGCCAGATACATAGTGGAATGGGACCATATCCCCAGAACAATACTATGGGAAACTATGGCCCTCAGGGGGGGCAGTATGGCCCACAAGGTGAGGCTTGATTGTGACAGTGTGATTGCTTAATTAAATATAGAGCAGCAGTTAGAGTTGAGTTCTAACTATTCCTACGCAACTATGAAAGAAAATGCAACACTTTTCACGACATCGGTTTAAAActtgacagaaagaaaataggCTGCTAATCACTATGATGTTTAGGCATTACGATGACTGAAATGAGTCCAGATTTCCCATAATAGATATTAACTTTATTAAGTTATATGTTAAATCTGTACATGCTGTGGTGTTAAAGTTAAACCTATGGGTGAAAGCTAATTCCTCTCCTGCCAGAGTCAAAAAGCTCCAAGATGAATTCAATATATATGTCAACTTAAGTTACTCGGCTAACTACAAGTTGAGGAAGTAAGGTAACCTGGTAAACCTTGGTTTATCTTGACACCAGTAATCATGCCTGGATCTGACTCTGGATCTGCTTAGTCATGCCAAGCAgggtttctctgtgtttttatgaaTGCTGAAAACCGTGTGAACGATTTCCAGCCGGCATAGAACAACTATAgcctttttgtttgattgatgaTATCGCTTCACTTTGAAGTCTGAAATGGTTTCAGTGTTCTGTGAAGAAGTTCTGCCATGAGTCAGCATGCGGCGGAGGCCAGATAAAGCCTGTTTCATCAGGCGGCTTGTCAGAACAGGCAACACAGATTTAAATTTAGAGCCGAGCCTGTGAAACACTCCCATCATGAAGAAATGAATATGAGTTAGCCTTGTTTTACAGAACCACTGCTGGGATGGCCTGAACAAGCAGACATGACTACATTTGACACCTAAATGTGATCCATAATCCTTCCAGGTTATCCCAGGCAGCCAGGCTACACAGGGATGCCCAACACTAACTACCCCAGCGGAACCGGAATGGGCAGCTCCATGAGCCCCATGCCGGGTCAGGGCAGTGGGGTTCCATATGGAAGTATGCCATCCGGAAGGATAGGTCCGGGGCAGATGGGTCCTCGGCCCTACGCTCCCAGTATGGGTGCCAACATAGGAAGCATGCCTCCTCAGGTGGGGTCCGGCATGTGCCCCCCTCCAGGCATGAACAGAAAGGATGGGGGCCCCACCATGCACCACGGTCCTGCAAACTCCATACACAACAGGTGGGTGCTTTTTCTAACAGGCCAGAGCATCTCTGTGCGTTCATAGTCTCATGCTTGGAGAATGAATCCCATCTATTTGCTGAGTGTGTGTTGAGCCTGTTTGTGTGACCATGAGAGATGACTGCCTCTTTAAGACATGCAACCCAGTCTGTTGTTCAGTTTGGTGCCTGAGTGTGCAGCAGAGTCAATGGTGCAAATGTGAAGAGTGGCAGTGGTCAGCTAATCAGTGAATGACACCATCCCTAAAAGCAAGGATACAGAGTCAGGGTGCAGAGCACATGTCATGAAGTAAATTGACCTTTCTTCGAAAATAAATTTAACACTGTGAAAGTAACAATGAGAATACCAGTCTGAAGTCTTGTATATGTAGGTTTAGATTTATCAGGTAAGTCCTAAGATGCACACGGTTAAAATAAGCTATATTTTCTCTAGGCCCCCAGGCTATCCTAACATGTCCCAGGGTATGTTGGGACCAGGACCTCCCTATGGCCCAGGTATGAACAGCATGCACGGTGTAATGAACCAGGGAGGGCCGGGGCCTTATCCAGTGGGTGGGAACATGGCCAACAACACCCCCGGTGAGTCTAACTTACAATAGATCAGATGGTAGTGTGGCTGCTGTAAGACTTGCTCTTATATGGTTATGTTTTTCTCTTGAACCCAAACACTAAGGGATAGCACCTGGTTCTGAGTTTGGCATGGACAAAATGAACCCTACCCAAAAGGTCAACAACAAAGCTGATGGGACTCCAAAACCTGAATCCAAAAAGGTAAGAATCATCGTCTAGTTGACGTTTTTCATTCATGGTGTTTCCTCCGTCCTATGGATTATCTGTGTTGTCTTTTAGAAGTCCAGTTCTTCCACCATCACCAATGAGAAGATCACCCGGCTGTATGAGCTGGGCCCAGAGCCGGAGAGGAAGATGTGGGTGGACCGATACCTGGCCTTCGCTGAGGAGAAGGCCATGGGCATGAGCAATCTGCCCGCTGTGGGCCGCAAACCTCTCGATCTCTTCCGCCTCTACGTGTCCGTCAAAGAGATCGGCGGCCTTACCCAGGTTTGCCAGCAGTTTTGCACGAATTCAGCGTAAACATCTTGGTTTAGTACAGTACATCTAACCTGGGATTTCTCCCTCCATTCTTTCTTTCACGCCAGGTAAACAAGAATAAGAAGTGGAGGGAGCTGGCCACCAGTCTAAACGTGGGCACGTCGAGCAGTGCGGCCAGCTCGCTCAAGAAACAGTACATCCAGTGTTTATATGCCTTTGAGTGTAAGATTGAGCGTGGCGAGGACCCGCCCCCGGACTTCTTCAAtacagacacaaaaaagaaCCAGCCCAAGATCCAGCCCCCGAGCCCAGGTCAGAGTTGCTGTCAAATTATTCCACAGAAGTATTCAGTCCCTGTTAGTGttttcacgttacaaccacggcagactttgcagatttttattttcaaaacatgttgaaaatggTGTATCATTTTCCATCCATTTGACAATTACGCACTAGTTTGTGTTTCTCTAGCACATAGAATCCAAACCAAATGCATAAAAGTATGTGGCTCtaatgtgacaaactgcaagGTACCCTAAAATATCTAACTTTATTGTCATGTATGTAACGGTGACTTCTGTTGCAGCACTctgtttctacaaataaaaatccctaTGTTGGAAGTCCTGCATTTTCTCACACTGGAAATGCTTCTTATTTTAACCAACCGTCAGTGTTGGGTGTAGGTCAGGTTAGAAAAGGCAGTGGTCTGCTAAGGGCCATGCTGTTCCTTCTGAGCAGTTTGTTTTGGATGAACGTGTGTTGTAGCTGCCAGGAAGCAACAACACCAGGAGCAACCACGTGTTGCTTCAGTCTGGCTGGGACCCAGGCCCGTCAGACACTGGGCTCTGAGTCAGTGTCGGGTTGTTGTTGCAAGAGGCAATGTGGGGGTTGTCAGCTGGCAACAGGAAGAAGATCTGGGCATAGAGGTGGTGTGGCGGGAGGACCACGTGGGGCCATAAGGTGATCTGGCGATAGCAGTGCTCTATCAGTGGTGTCTCCTGGCTTCCTGTGCTTGGCCCAGAGCCACAGCAACACAGCGTCAGTCCCTGGAGATCAGGACTATGATGAATGGGGTTTCAGGGcgtttctctctgtttttgctgtgctACATaggcaatttttttttaaatccttacAAGACCCCCTCACCCCCCCGCCccttcatctttagtagaaggAAATCCCTGCCCTGGGGGAGGGGGGAGGGGTGGAGAGGCAGTGTGAGAACTGAAGAGGCtgatgtgagaaaatgtgaataaatgtgACCTGCCAGTGACCccaactgtgtgtgtttgtgtgtgtgtcgttTCAATGAATGGGAACCTGTGACTCATCAAACTGCCGTGCTAATAGTAAGAAGTCCTGAGCTCAAGTTAAGGATGAGCGATACTAtgtcacacacactcacaacacaaacaaaccatcACTCAgtctttctcacacacacatacacacactctctctctcactccctCAGATGGCTGACTCCTGCCTTCTATGGCCTCAATCAGTAATCGGTCAGAGTCAGGAGGTAGAGGGCGGGGGGGcaatgtctctcagctggcctagGAACACCTCAGCTTCCCCAAGAGCTGGAGAAggaagtctgggcgtctctgctgagactgctgcccccgcgattCGGTCCCGCATAAGCAGAAGACAACAAGAAAGATTTTACTGCTGCCAAAATGCCTAATGTTATACCATTGTTCTTGCAGCTGGTTCAGGGTCCCTCCAAGGGCCCCAAACTCCCCAATCAACCACCAGCTCAATGACAGAAGGAGGAGACCTGAAGCCTCCCACCCCAGCCTCCACCCCGCACTCACAGATGCCTCCGATGCCTGGTGTCAGGTATGATGTCAAAGccataaaatcatgttttgttaTGCTAATTTTGTCTGGAGTCACTATAATAACATTAAACCTTCCCCTTGTGGTGAACCTGCGGCATTACAGCAACAACTTCAACAGGAATCAAGTAAAATCCTGTGCATTattctatatacaggtccttctcaaaatattagcatattgtgaaaaagttcattattttccataatgtcatgatgaaaatttaacattcatatattttagattcattgcacactaactgaaatatttcaggtcttttattgtcttaatacggatgattgtggcatacagctcatgaaaacccaaaattcctatctcacaaaattagcatatttcatccgaccaataaaagaaaagtgtttttaatacagaaaacgtcaaccttcaaataatcatgtataattatgcactcaatacttggtcgggaatccttttgcagaaatgactgcttcaatgcggcgtggcatggaggcaatcagcctgtggcactgctgaggtcttatggaggcccaggatgcttcgatagcggcctttagctcatccagagtgttgggtcttgagtctctcaacgttctcttcacaatatcccacagattctctatggggttcaggtcaggagagtaggcaggccaattgagcacagtgataacatggtcagtaaaccatttaccagtggttttggcactgtgagcaggtgccaggtcgtgctgaaaaatgaaatctttatctccataaagcttttcagcagatggaagcatgaagtgctccaaaatctcctgatagctagctgcattgaccctgcccttgataaaacacagtggaccaacaccagcagctgacacggcaccccagaccatcactgactgtgggtacttgacactggacttctggcatttccttctccccagtcttcctccagactctggcaccttgatttccaaatgacatgcagaatttgcttttatccgaaaaagtactttggaccactgagcaacagtccagtgctgcttctctgtagcccaggtcaggcgcttctgctgctgtttctggttcaaaagtggcttgacctggggaatgtggcacctgtagcccatttcctgcacacgcctgtgcaaggtggctctggatgtttctactccagactcagtccactgcttccgcaggtcccccaaggtctggaatcggcccttctccacaatcttcctcagggtccggtcacctcttctcgttgtgcagcgttttctgccacactttttccttcccacagacttcccactgaggtgccttgatacagaactctgggaacagcctattcgttcagaaatttctttctgtgtcttaccctcttgcttgagggtgtcaatagtggccttctggacagcagtcaggtcggcagtcttacccatgattggggttttgagtgatgaaccaggctgggagttttaaaggcctcaggaatcttttgcaggtgtttagagttaactcgttgattcagatgattaggttcatagctcgtttagagacccttttaatgatatgctaattttgtgagataggaattttgggttttcatgagctgtatgccaaaatcatccgtattaagacaataaaagacctgaaatatttcagttagtgtgcaatgaatctaaaatatatgaatgttaaattttcatcatgacattatggaaaataattaactttatcacaatatgctaatattttgagaaggacctgtactctggAGGCCAGCAGTTTGGGAGCATGACTCACtaatcaaaatacatttttactttaattatcagGTAATACAAGGTTTTCTTGCTTAGACGTTGCTTTCTTCAAAATGACCCCCCTGTGGTGGTAACATTTATATCGGAAGCagactgtgatttatttttttatttttgctctgaagTTCTAACTCTTGCAAATCTTCCCAACTTTAAAAATAagtcttaattttcttttgtaacatttattttgcatttcaataaaagcaaaaggATCATCCAGTAAATGCGTCCCACAATCCACAGAACTCAGACTTGTTTTTAAGAAAGGCATTGTGAACAGAACGTGAGGTTGCTCATAAATCTTTGGCCTATACTGTCTTCAGGTATCTGATATAACAAACTGATTAGGCAGGGCAGAGTCTTAAATAAACCTACTGAAACATGCAATACAGTTTTAAATCTGGAGGTGGACTAATAAACATTCTGACTTTAACAACTCTTGTCATTCTGCAGGAGTAGTGTAAATCTGCAGGATCCTTTTGCTGATGGCGGAGACCCAGCGTTTTCCAGAAGAAACACCATGACTCCTAACTCTCAGGGCTACCAGCCGGGCATGGGCGGTCCAGAGATGATGAGTCGCATGGCTCCCTACGAGTCAAACAAAGACCCGTTTGGAGGCATGAGAAAAGGTAGGAGCATGTCTAACTGATACAAAACATTCCCTTCACACCAAATGGAAACATTGTTTGCACAAAACGTCATGCAGATGAATTTTTCAGGTACGAAACAACCAAAGGTCCAGATAGGCGCACTGACCCAATCCCATGCTACAGGCGTTGGAGCTGAAACTAACAACTTTgtcattttgcttttgtttctaaGCCGGAGAACAGTTCATGCCACCTAACCCTAACAGTGGAATGGGGGAACAATACAACAGAGGACCACCAGGTCCTATGGGGAACATGCCAATGGGTCAGCGGCAGCAGTACCCATATGGATATGAACGAAGGTAAGCACCCTATAAGCTGTTAGGTGTCAGCTTCAGGTCAGGCTTATTTGTCTTCGGAAACTGTCTGTATATTTAACAAACTGATGACGGCTACTGGTTGGTTTTACAGGCAGGAACCAGGCATGGGCCCTGATGGCAACATGGGGCCGGGAGCGCCTCAGGCCAATATGATGCCTTCTGGTTCTGACGCAGGGATGTATTCACCCAGCCGTCCTCCACCGCAGCAAAGGTCGGTACCATTCAGTGCATACTGGCCTGTCTTTCCTTTGAGGCATTTGTGACCATGACGGCAGGAATAATCTCCCTAGCATTCCAGGCTATGGATTTACTGTGGAGACCAAATGTAATTGCATTCATTCTTGGTTGTTGTCTTCAGGCATGATACCTATACAAATCAATACCCTGGCCAAGGGCCTCCCCCTGGTGGCCCATACCCTAATCAGCAGCCAGGAATATATCCACAGCAGCAACCTGTAAGGACTTTTCTACGCAGTCATTattctcaaaatgtttttgtgaagcAGAGACAGATGTTAATGCAATAATAATGGTGCTTATTGTTTTCTGCTAACAGAACTACAAGCGGCCCGTAGATGGAGGGTATGGCCCTCCAGCCAAGCGCCATGAGGGAGAAATATACAACGTTCCTTACAGtggtcagcagcagcagcctggaCCCCAGTCCTCTGGGCACCAGGGCCAGCAGGACATGTATAACCAGTATAATACATATCCAGGAGGAGAGCGCAGACCCCCAGGCCCACAGGGCCAGTTCCCCTTCCCCTTTGGTAGAGATAGAGGACCTTCATCTGCAGGTCCAAACTCCCAGACTCACATGCCTCCTCAGATGATGACAAGCTCAATGCCTTCCGGTCCTGACAGCCCCCAGGGCCCAGTGTGGCAGGGCCGCAATGAGATGGGTTATCCCAATTATCCCAACCGACAGGGACCTCCTGTACCAGGCCAGGGCCCTGGGTACCACGGCATGAACCGTTCAGGAGAGGAGATGATGCCTTCAGACCAACGCATGAACCACGAGGGGCAGTGGCCCGGTCACGTAAACCAGAGGCAGCCACCGTTTGGACCTGCCAGTTCTGGACCACCTATGACCAGACCCTTACCCTCAACTTACCAAGCTTCTCAGAACCACATTCCTCAGGTGTCAAGCCCAGCTCCCCTGCCCCGGCCTATGGAAACCAGGACATCCCCCAGCAAGTCCCCCTACATGCACCCTGGCATTAAGGTGCAGAAAGCTGGCCCCCCAGTGCCCGCATCGCATATCGGCCAGGCCCCTGTGCAGCAACCCATGATTCGACGAGATGTGGCCTTCCCTCCTGGCTCTGTGGAAGCTACCCAACCCCACCTTAAACCCAGAAGGCGGCTCACCATGAAAGACATTGGTAAAGAACTTGTTTCATCTTAAGCTCATGAAGTAAAAGACACATACAGGCAGTGAAGGTTCCAGTAATTTTGACTCATTGGCATTCTGTTCTTTCTTGAAAGGCACTCCTGAGGCTTGGAGAGTTATGATGTCCCTAAAGTCAGGTTTATTAGCTGAAAGCACCTGGGCCTTGGACACCATCAACATTTTACTGTATGATGACGGCAGCATTGCTACTTTTAATCTTTGCCAGGTAAGTCCCTCACCTTTGGTCGGGGCCTTGCATCAGCTAGGCAAACTGAACTAGATGGTCTTATCTCTTGGACCTTTCCGATTCATTTAccttttttgttggttttgcaGCTACCTGGGTTCCTGGAGCTCGTAGTGGAGTACTTCAGACGCTGCCTCATTGAGATCTTTGGCATTCTAAAGGAGTATGAAGTGGGAGACCCTGGTCAGCGCACCCTGATAGATCCCAATGCAGCTGAGGGTTCTGATGATGAAATTCCTATACCTGAGTATGAAGACATGGACACagatgaagaggaggatgaggagaatGAGGAAAGAAAGGCCAATCATGACACTTCCTCACAGGTGAAGGttaaagaggaggaggaagaaagcTCTCTAAAAGACAAGTCCTCAGaagatgaggatgaggaagagaAAAAGGAGTCTTCTATCAAGGAAGCCAGCTGCTCTACCTCAGGGTCTTCTCAGGACCCCAACGTCCACTTGGAAAAGCCCAAGCAGGCTAGCAAGTTTGATAAACTCCCCATCAAGGTGGTGCGTAAGAAGAACCCCTTTCAGTTAAACCACTTATCCAAGCTTGGGCAGCGGCAGAGTTTTGACAGTGGCCTGATACACTGGAGTATTGGCGGTGGCGACACTACTGAACACATCCAGACCCACTTCGAAAGTCAGATGGATCTCCTTAAGCAGCGGAAACGCATGCCACCGGCCACTGAAGGCCGCAAGAAGGTCAAGCTGGCGGGGACAATGACAACAGAAAACCCAGAGAAATCCAAGTTTTGTTTAGAAGACAAGGTTCAACAACAGCCGGCCCAGTCTTCTGATCCCAACAAGGCCTCAGGGGAGAAGACCCCTTCCTCTCTTCCCATTGGTGCACCAGTCACTGCAACCATTGATGATGTACTGTCGGCCCGACCGGGGTCGGTCACAATGGAAGTGGTCCGCGGAGGTGCTGAGGAGCAGAAGGAGAACGGCAAGTATCTGTTCAGCATAAACCCTGACCCTCAGAGCCGCCGCAACGTCAAAATCCTAGAAGATGAGCCCCACAGCAAGGACGAAACTCCTCTCAGCACTCTGTCGGACTGGCAGGACTCATTGGCCCGCCGCTGCATCTGCGTTTCCAACATCATCAGGAGCCTCTCCTTCGTTCCAGGCAATGACCTGGAAATGTCCAAACACCCAggcctcctgctgctgctgggccGTCTGGTGCTGCTCCA
This genomic window contains:
- the arid1ab gene encoding AT-rich interactive domain-containing protein 1A isoform X1, which translates into the protein MAAQVASVAALNTSPPSELKKPDRDPQDESVPGEKQHENKDTGPDAGSPVQKELQDGSDAGNAGGGGDPDMKNGNGNLPRVNNNSSNQNDTGGPEGNNLPGMGHHHPGPFPPPPYGYNQHYSRGPFPQHGGQQSPGMAAASGPGMMDLYPANSHEHGYHNNYNSYTPFQNRTSYQGQGYGPMSSPRNNQPPAAGGQPVKQQPAGGNTAMAASYNNQRYNMGSQQPTSTPTLNQLLTSPSSARSYSNYPQGDYNNQEGANKGTGDLSSSQYSGVHPGWQQRTHHPPPISPGNTGQPPSRSQPTSPMDQVGKMRGQPYGGSNPYSQHQQGPPTGPGPQQGGSYPGQSYGPPGPQRYPMGMQSRTPGTMGSMQYGQQMSAYGQQGPGGFGQQNQGYYSQHGPSPLPGQQQPPYSGQTQGSSGAPYSQQGHPSQPTGQHAQPGPPYQQSQGPHGPAAGQPPYSQPPQSHSGQPPYVSPQQQQQPQQQQQQQQQQQQGPGPQSQQGPQGQPGYQQTTGPGQAPQQQTPQQQQGPQQQQQQPGGPPPQAQQPPGHTQQSQQSPYSQTPPLQQPQQQQSPYQRFPPPPQELSQDSFSSQSSAPPSNQPNKSGQEDSMQGRPSSLPDLSGSIDDLPTGTEAVLSPGVSTSGVSSSQGEQSNPAQSPFSPHTPPHLPGIRGPSPSPVGSPASVTPSRTGPLSPAAVPGNQMPPRPPSVQSDNMMHSSMNQSAMGPDRVYMRNPQMPPYGSPGQPGSALSPRQSSGGQIHSGMGPYPQNNTMGNYGPQGGQYGPQGYPRQPGYTGMPNTNYPSGTGMGSSMSPMPGQGSGVPYGSMPSGRIGPGQMGPRPYAPSMGANIGSMPPQVGSGMCPPPGMNRKDGGPTMHHGPANSIHNRPPGYPNMSQGMLGPGPPYGPGMNSMHGVMNQGGPGPYPVGGNMANNTPGIAPGSEFGMDKMNPTQKVNNKADGTPKPESKKKSSSSTITNEKITRLYELGPEPERKMWVDRYLAFAEEKAMGMSNLPAVGRKPLDLFRLYVSVKEIGGLTQVNKNKKWRELATSLNVGTSSSAASSLKKQYIQCLYAFECKIERGEDPPPDFFNTDTKKNQPKIQPPSPAGSGSLQGPQTPQSTTSSMTEGGDLKPPTPASTPHSQMPPMPGVRSSVNLQDPFADGGDPAFSRRNTMTPNSQGYQPGMGGPEMMSRMAPYESNKDPFGGMRKAGEQFMPPNPNSGMGEQYNRGPPGPMGNMPMGQRQQYPYGYERRQEPGMGPDGNMGPGAPQANMMPSGSDAGMYSPSRPPPQQRHDTYTNQYPGQGPPPGGPYPNQQPGIYPQQQPNYKRPVDGGYGPPAKRHEGEIYNVPYSGQQQQPGPQSSGHQGQQDMYNQYNTYPGGERRPPGPQGQFPFPFGRDRGPSSAGPNSQTHMPPQMMTSSMPSGPDSPQGPVWQGRNEMGYPNYPNRQGPPVPGQGPGYHGMNRSGEEMMPSDQRMNHEGQWPGHVNQRQPPFGPASSGPPMTRPLPSTYQASQNHIPQVSSPAPLPRPMETRTSPSKSPYMHPGIKVQKAGPPVPASHIGQAPVQQPMIRRDVAFPPGSVEATQPHLKPRRRLTMKDIGTPEAWRVMMSLKSGLLAESTWALDTINILLYDDGSIATFNLCQLPGFLELVVEYFRRCLIEIFGILKEYEVGDPGQRTLIDPNAAEGSDDEIPIPEYEDMDTDEEEDEENEERKANHDTSSQVKVKEEEEESSLKDKSSEDEDEEEKKESSIKEASCSTSGSSQDPNVHLEKPKQASKFDKLPIKVVRKKNPFQLNHLSKLGQRQSFDSGLIHWSIGGGDTTEHIQTHFESQMDLLKQRKRMPPATEGRKKVKLAGTMTTENPEKSKFCLEDKVQQQPAQSSDPNKASGEKTPSSLPIGAPVTATIDDVLSARPGSVTMEVVRGGAEEQKENGKYLFSINPDPQSRRNVKILEDEPHSKDETPLSTLSDWQDSLARRCICVSNIIRSLSFVPGNDLEMSKHPGLLLLLGRLVLLHHRHPERKQAPVTYEKEEEEDEGVSCDRDEWWWDCLEVLRENCLVTLANISGQLDLSIYPESICLPLLDGLLHWAVCPSAEALDPFPTLGPHSSLSPQRLVLETLSKLSIQDNNVDLILATPPFSRLEKLYGSLVRLVGERKVAVCREMAVVLLANLAQGDSLAARAIAVQKGSVGNLLGFLEDSLAATQYQQSQSSLLQMQGGPHFEPTSVDMMRRAARALHALAKVEENHSEFTLYESRLLDISVSPLMNPLVSQVICDVLFLIGQS
- the arid1ab gene encoding AT-rich interactive domain-containing protein 1A isoform X3, giving the protein MDQVGKMRGQPYGGSNPYSQHQQGPPTGPGPQQGGSYPGQSYGPPGPQRYPMGMQSRTPGTMGSMQYGQQMSAYGQQGPGGFGQQNQGYYSQHGPSPLPGQQQPPYSGQTQGSSGAPYSQQGHPSQPTGQHAQPGPPYQQSQGPHGPAAGQPPYSQPPQSHSGQPPYVSPQQQQQPQQQQQQQQQQQQGPGPQSQQGPQGQPGYQQTTGPGQAPQQQTPQQQQGPQQQQQQPGGPPPQAQQPPGHTQQSQQSPYSQTPPLQQPQQQQSPYQRFPPPPQELSQDSFSSQSSAPPSNQPNKSGQEDSMQGRPSSLPDLSGSIDDLPTGTEAVLSPGVSTSGVSSSQGEQSNPAQSPFSPHTPPHLPGIRGPSPSPVGSPASVTPSRTGPLSPAAVPGNQMPPRPPSVQSDNMMHSSMNQSAMGPDRVYMRNPQMPPYGSPGQPGSALSPRQSSGGQIHSGMGPYPQNNTMGNYGPQGGQYGPQGYPRQPGYTGMPNTNYPSGTGMGSSMSPMPGQGSGVPYGSMPSGRIGPGQMGPRPYAPSMGANIGSMPPQVGSGMCPPPGMNRKDGGPTMHHGPANSIHNRPPGYPNMSQGMLGPGPPYGPGMNSMHGVMNQGGPGPYPVGGNMANNTPGIAPGSEFGMDKMNPTQKVNNKADGTPKPESKKKSSSSTITNEKITRLYELGPEPERKMWVDRYLAFAEEKAMGMSNLPAVGRKPLDLFRLYVSVKEIGGLTQVNKNKKWRELATSLNVGTSSSAASSLKKQYIQCLYAFECKIERGEDPPPDFFNTDTKKNQPKIQPPSPAGSGSLQGPQTPQSTTSSMTEGGDLKPPTPASTPHSQMPPMPGVRSSVNLQDPFADGGDPAFSRRNTMTPNSQGYQPGMGGPEMMSRMAPYESNKDPFGGMRKAGEQFMPPNPNSGMGEQYNRGPPGPMGNMPMGQRQQYPYGYERRQEPGMGPDGNMGPGAPQANMMPSGSDAGMYSPSRPPPQQRHDTYTNQYPGQGPPPGGPYPNQQPGIYPQQQPNYKRPVDGGYGPPAKRHEGEIYNVPYSGQQQQPGPQSSGHQGQQDMYNQYNTYPGGERRPPGPQGQFPFPFGRDRGPSSAGPNSQTHMPPQMMTSSMPSGPDSPQGPVWQGRNEMGYPNYPNRQGPPVPGQGPGYHGMNRSGEEMMPSDQRMNHEGQWPGHVNQRQPPFGPASSGPPMTRPLPSTYQASQNHIPQVSSPAPLPRPMETRTSPSKSPYMHPGIKVQKAGPPVPASHIGQAPVQQPMIRRDVAFPPGSVEATQPHLKPRRRLTMKDIGTPEAWRVMMSLKSGLLAESTWALDTINILLYDDGSIATFNLCQLPGFLELVVEYFRRCLIEIFGILKEYEVGDPGQRTLIDPNAAEGSDDEIPIPEYEDMDTDEEEDEENEERKANHDTSSQVKVKEEEEESSLKDKSSEDEDEEEKKESSIKEASCSTSGSSQDPNVHLEKPKQASKFDKLPIKVVRKKNPFQLNHLSKLGQRQSFDSGLIHWSIGGGDTTEHIQTHFESQMDLLKQRKRMPPATEGRKKVKLAGTMTTENPEKSKFCLEDKVQQQPAQSSDPNKASGEKTPSSLPIGAPVTATIDDVLSARPGSVTMEVVRGGAEEQKENGKYLFSINPDPQSRRNVKILEDEPHSKDETPLSTLSDWQDSLARRCICVSNIIRSLSFVPGNDLEMSKHPGLLLLLGRLVLLHHRHPERKQAPVTYEKEEEEDEGVSCDRDEWWWDCLEVLRENCLVTLANISGQLDLSIYPESICLPLLDGLLHWAVCPSAEALDPFPTLGPHSSLSPQRLVLETLSKLSIQDNNVDLILATPPFSRLEKLYGSLVRLVGERKVAVCREMAVVLLANLAQGDSLAARAIAVQKGSVGNLLGFLEDSLAATQYQQSQSSLLQMQGGPHFEPTSVDMMRRAARALHALAKVEENHSEFTLYESRLLDISVSPLMNPLVSQVICDVLFLIGQS